The Polaribacter sp. KT25b genome contains the following window.
TTAGTAGTAATTTTTAATAAATCTGATGTTAACAAAGCTGCATTTTTATTGGTTACATTAAGTGTAGATAACATATCTTCTGTGCCAACTTTATTATAAGATGTAATTGTATCAGCAGAAATAACCGCACGTAAATTCTCTTTTCCAGGAATAATATTGATAACCATGCTTCCTACCAAACCATCAGAACTTATACTTGCAATTGCGTCTTTTTTAATGAAGGCTCCTGTTTTAGTATCAATCATCATTTGTACAACTATTTCTGTATTATTTATCATATTTATACTGCTAACAGTACCTATATTTATACCAGAATAACGAACGTTATTTCCTAATTGTAATCCATTAACATTTTGGAATACTGCATAAAGTTCAATGTTTTTAGTAAAAAGATGTTGTCTGTTTCCAATAAAATAAAGGGTAACTAATAAAATAAGAGTACCAATTACTACAAATATGCCAACTCGAGTTTTATGAGGATCTGTTTTTTTTATCATAATAAAATTTTTAAATAATAAGATTAATTAAAGTACTCATTCCATTTGGTTTATAAAGCGGTAAATAGCGTGTCATCGTATTTAATTTTTAAAAAAGGCTTTAATTTTTATGTCTTCGGATGTAGAAAGTTCTTTAAAAGTACCTTCTGCATAATTAATTCCGTCTACTAATAAAATCATTCGGTTGCTAATTACTCGTGCGCAATCCACATCATGCGTAATAATAAGAGATGATGTTTTATATGTTTTCTGAATAGTTCTCATTAACTGAATGATTTCTTTTGCAGTAATAGGGTCAAGACCTGTTGTAGGTTCATCATATAAAATAATTTTTGGTTTTAAGATTAAAGCTCTTGCTAATGCTACTCGACGTTGCATTCCGCCAGAAAGTTCTGCTGGCATTAAATCTATTGTATTTGCTAACCCTACATTTTGTAGTGCTTCTATTACTAATTCTTCATCTGTTTTTGTTGCATCTGTTTTGTCTCTATTTCTACGTAACGGAAATTCTAAGTTTTCCCTAACTGTCATAGAATCATACAATGCGCTGCCTTGAAATAAAAAACCAATTTCTGTTCTAAGAACATCTAATTCTTTTCTGCCTAGTTTTAGAATATCAAGATTTTTAATTGTAATACTGCCACTATCAGCCTCTAATAAACCCACCAAACATTTTATCATTACAGATTTTCCAGAACCAGATTTACCCATTACAACCAGATTTTCTCCTTCGTATAATTTTAAATTAAAACCATTTAGCACATGATTTGTACCAAAGCTTTTATGTAAATCTTTAATTTCTAAAACAGGCTGTATGTTGTCTTTTGTTTTTATCATAACTTAAAGAAAATATCTGTGATAAATACGGCAATAAAATCGATAATAAATAATAACATTGATGTGTAAACCACTGCAGCATTCGATGCTTCACCAACACCAACAGTACCTTTAGAACAATTATATCCTTTATAACAACCTACTAAACCAATAGAAAAACCGAAGAAAAAAGATTTTACGGTTGCGGGAAGAATATCACTAAACTGCAGCGCGTCAAAAACTTTATTAAAATATAAAAGATAAGAAACTTCCCCTTTTAAATTCTCTACAAGTGCAGATCCAAATAAAGCAATAGCGTCCCCCATAAGAATAAGTAACGGTAGCATTAATGTTGCTGCTAATATTCGTGTTACAACTAAGTATTTAAAAGGATTTGTTCCTGATACTTCCATCGCATCAATTTGCTCTGTAACTTTCATTGAACCAAGTTCGGCGCCAATTCCAGAGCCAATTCTACCGGCACAAATTAGTGCAAAAATTACGGGTCCTAATTCTCTTACAATTGATAAACTTACCATTGATGGCATCCAAGAAGTAGCTCCAAATTCTAAAAGTGTAGGTCTAGATTGTAGCGTAAAAACCAATCCTAAAATAAAACCTGTAACACCAATTAATAAAAACGATCGATTACCAATTTGGTAACATTGTCTTAAAAATTCTTTCCACTCAAAAGGAGATGTGAAAACTTCTCTAAAAAAACGAATGGCGAAATAAATTATATCGCCAACTTCATTAAAAAAGAGTTTGGTACTTGCTTTTATAGAGTTCGTTTTGCTCAATTTTTATCAATTATTTAAAGCTAATTTAGAGTAATTTTAGCTATAGATAAATGACTTTGATCAGTTTACATAGTTGTAAATATTGTGTGTTAATCTTGTTTTAAGAGGGTTTTGACTACTAATCTTATTGTACGCTTCTAGAGAATTTATACATTATTTTTTATCTAAATGACACAAGTCATATCGATTAAAGATGAAATAATCAACCTTTGTAAAATCTCAATTCTTAACATCAATTATTCTTGTTAATGAGGCTAAATTTATAAGAATTAGATTGTTGTTTAAAAAGCATATTCAAACAATTACACTTCATTTAAAATCTAATAATTATGATAGAACAAATAAAAATTTTCGACTCAAATGTAATCGCTATTGAGGTAATTGATGGTTTTACCAAAATAGATGAAAAAGTTTGCGAGAGAATATTCCAGAGAAAAATAAGTAAGGGTTTTAAGTCTATTAATATCCTTGTAAGGGTTGATAAGGTTAAAATTTCTAAGTGTAAGGTAAAAGTCTTTTTTGAAGATATTATATGGTTATCTAGAAATTATAATAAAATGGGGCGTTTTGCAATTGTAGCTCATTCTGATTTGTTAAAAGCTTTAGTATCTATAGATAATTTGTTTTTTGCCAAAACAAGCAAAGGAAGAGAAGAACGATATTTTGATGTTTCTCAAATAGAAGAAGCCTTTACATTTGTTATTGCTAAAGAATAATGAATTTACATAGAAAACGAAAAAAAGGGATAAATAACTTTATAATTAATTTGATTCAACTGCTAATAAAATAGCTATATAATGACAAACAGCTGCTGCAAGTACAAAAAAATGCCAGACAGCGTGATTATAAGGGTATTTTCTCCATAAGTAAAAAATAACGCCTATAAGGTAAAGTCCGCATCCAATTAGAAGCATTGTTAGGATGTTAGAAGGAATACTTTCAAAAAATGTTCGCCCACCAACAATCATAATACAGCCCATTACTATATAAATTATTGTTGATAAAATATTCCATTTTCCTGTAAAAAAAATCTTAAAAATGATTCCGAATGCAGTTAAACCCCACAAAACAGATAGTAACGTTATACCAAAAGAATTGCGCATATACATCAATAAAAAAGGAGTGTAAGTACCAGATATTAAGAAATAGATACTGATGTGATCAAGGATTTCAAGTGTGTGTTTTGCTTGGGCGTGCTGTATGCTATGATAAAGTGTAGAAAAGGTGAAAAGTTGTAGAAAACAAAATCCATAAATAGCCGCACCAATAATACCAATCGTATTATCACTTTTAATAGCAAATGCTATAAGAATAGGAATACTTACAATGCCAAAAATGATTCCGAAGCCATGTACAATGCTGTTTACGAGTTCTTGTTTAATCTGTGTATTTGAATCCTTAACTTGCATAAAAAGTGAATTAATCTACTTATTATTGTTTCAGTATTTTCTGTAAAATTACTCAAATCTATGCTTATGTTGGTTGTAAAAGTTATTTAATTTTACTTGCAATTTATGCTCTTTTTTATCCAAAAGAGTTCTTTTAATTTCTTTCGTTATTTTATTAAATGTAAACTTTTAATTATCAACTTTATTTAAATTTTTATTTCTCATAACAGGAGCATAAAGAAAAATATTTATACCAATTATGATAAAAAGTAGTCCAAAACCTTCTATGTTTATTTCTTTATTTATTTCGGGAGAGTACTCGAGTATTACAACTCCAAAACCTACTATTAATGCTAAAAGTAAACGAATAAAAATAATTTTATAACTTACTTTTCTGTCTAAATTAAAAAGCCAACTACAAAAAATAATTTCTGATAACGTATAAAAGAGAAACAGAAAAGAAGTAAAATTTATAAGTGTTTCTATATTTTTACAAAACAACAAAACAGAAGCTCCATAAACCATCATTGCTAATGCATGCATTTCATGATAAGTAAATTCAACTTGTTTTCTTTTGCGATAAAAAGCTGTTACTAACGCTAAGATAGCTCCTGTAATTAGAGATAATCCTAAGCTAAATTTTATGTTTTCGAATGTAAAATACTTAGAGAAAATAAGAAAAAAACCTCCCAGTATTGTAATTGAACCATATAAATGTGTGAAAAGATTATTTTTCATGATTAAAAGTTTAAATATTATTAAGAATGTTTATTAATTTAATTTGAACTTCTTTACTAGTTGTTTTTAATCCATTTTTAATTATTTAAATGGTTATATTCTTTAACTTGCATATCATATAATTGCTTTACAATACTTACTCTGCCAGTATTTTTATCATATTCTTTTCTTTCTAAAACAGGTTTTGAGTATAAATGCAAACACGCCGATCGATGCTCAAATGAATTTATATACCTATAAATAGTTTTTGATTTTTGCATATATGAGTAACTCAAAGAATTCATTAAAATTGAGCTTACCTGTTCTAGTCCTTTTTTTTCTTTTGATATTCTATAGCGTTCTTCTATAAATTGCCCAGATATTGGATGAATCCATGCTTCTTTAGAATCAATGTCGTGTATTGGACTTTGTTGACCTTTTTCCCAACATGATAAAACTAACTGATAACGTTTATTTTTAAAAAGGCTTACTCTTCCTGGCCTGTATTCCTTAAATTTGAAATATTTTTCCCATTCTTTAAGTGGAATACTTATTTTTTTTAGAGCGTTTAGATAGCAGCTTTCTGTATTACTAATAGCACAAGTATTTAATGCTAAAATCAGTTTTTCTATAGTTTTTATTTTCATTTTGTATTAAATTATTCTATTTTTCTAACATAAATATTTATATAAACATCAAAAATTGACATTTCAATTACTCTTGTTAAAACTTAATTGAATAGAAATTTTAGGAAAATATTGTATAAAAGACCTAATGTTTTGATACTGATATTTTAATTAGTTTTTACAAGCTAATAAGTATAAATTACTCTTAATATAATATCAAAAATACAGATATTATAAAAGTATTGAAATGACCTAAGTCAGTGTTTTTAATTATTTGAAATTCAAATAGATAAAATTTTTTAATTCTAAGTAGTGTAGTTCTTTTTAAAGTTTTATCAGTAGAATTAAAAGATGTTAATTAAGGTGTTTGTAAAGATTTTTTTCTTTTAAAAAGAGAAGAAACTGAGAGTTTTAAACTCCCAGTTTCTAATTTGTGTAAAATTTATATTTTACACAACTTCCCCTAATTAATAGCGTTTTTTTAAATCTTTATTTTATTTAAATCATTCTTCAATTTTTAATCAACAAATAAATATAAAAACAGGAAGCCTAAACTCCCTGTTTTCTATTAAGGAACTATTATTTTTCTCTTAATTCCTGTCATTAAAAAAATCTATCTCTAGAGCCTTTTAAAATTAGGTTTAAAAAGAAAAACAACAATTAACTAACATAATATCTATTCTAATTTACAGAGAAAAGATATGTTTTTTTAAGAAATCGAGATATCTAGATATCTCGATTTCCTTGAAGGTATTAAATGTAATTTAAAACTTTTGCTAATTTGGAGCATCTCTATTTGTAGAAACGTAGTACAAAAAACTTAAAATACTTTTAGATAACCTCTAAACTCAAAGGGCATTGCTTCCTAAGAATCTATGTGTTTAATTATCAAAGAACTTATTTTCTTAATTATACATCAAATGTACAATCACTTTAAAAAGTTCCAAATGATCTGGGTCAGTTTAATTTTTTTTATAAAATATGTCATCTAACTCTATTGATTTTAAAATAGTTATATTTTTTAATTAAAATATTCTTACTGACCTCGGTCATTTTATTTCTTCTAATCTTATTGCACCTTTATGACTATAAACGAGAGCAATAAATATAATTTGTTGTTTTAATATTTATGAGAAAAAAAGTTAACATAAATTAAAATATAAGATCGATGAGTTTACTACAAAAAAATATAATACCAGGAAACCACGGAAAAGTATTTACAACAAATGCAAATGCTATGCATGATTTAAATGTAATTAAAACTCAATTATTAGAGTTGAGTGGTGTTAAAGATGTATTATTCAATTTTGATGTGTTTCCTAAAGAGTTTACTGTTTACACTTCTAAGTTAGTAGCTATAGAAGAAATAGAAAAAAAAGTGATATCTACAGGTTATCATGCTGTAACAAAAGATCTTTTTAAAATTTAGATTAGTTATAAAATAATATTTACTTAAACTCTTTTAAAGGAAAATAAATTAGAAAAACATATAAAAAATAATAACATGAAAACTAAAACATTAAATCCAAAAACAGAATTATTATTAGGTGCGGGTCTAAATATTCTTCACTTTGAAAGTAGAGAATGGTTAGAAATTATTGCCTTTTGGAAAGACGAAGTTAAGTTCTTTGATATTTTATTAAAGAAAAAAGAATCTTCAGAAAAAAACAATCCCCAATATGAAAAAATGTTGAGAAGCTTAGATAAAATTCATAAAGATTTGTTTGACGATTTAGAAGGTAGTATTGTTGAACATGAAAAATTATTATCTAGAATCTTAGATGGAGAAAAAGGAATTTCTGATAATGATTATCGAGAAAAACACCGTCATATTTTTTTAAGAATGGAAACTTTTACAAGTGACTTTAAAAACTTTAAAAAGGTTGTTTTTGAATATGCCAAAGGTCTATAATAAAAAAGCACTATAAAAAACACAAATTATGGGACTAATTATTTATACTAGAAAGCGCGAAACGTCTGATATTATTCAGAATTTTATGGACTTTTATTATGGTCTACAAATGAAGTATTTGGCAAGTGATCTTTTAAATAAAGGATTGTCATTAGAGCAAATTTCAGATGCTTTAATATTGGCTGTTAAAGTTGCAAGTTCTTCAGGTATTGGTGTTCATAAGCACTTTATGCCTATTTATAGTTCTATAAATCGAGAAATTATGAAAGATTGTAAACTTTCTAATTTGGGTTATGGATTGGTATTGATGAATGCTAGCCCCAATTTACCGGTTGTAGGAGATTTTCAAGTAAATATTTTAAAAGAGTTTTATAGAGGGAGACAAAACACACTTTAAAGTTTAGGGCTAGTAATTAAAAATCCTAAATTTTAGAATGAAAAAATTATCTGAATTGATTTTTATAAATAAAAGCTCAAAACAACTAAAAATAGTATTTTGAGCTTAGTATAATATTGTAAAAGATGAATCAAAAAAAATGGTTTTTCACTTCAATTCTTCTTAATAAATTTTAAGGTTTTTAATTCTCCTGATTCATGAAAAAGTGATAACATGTATATTCCATTTATTTTTGGTAACTGATAATTATTTAATTCAAGATTAGGATTTGTAGCACTAATTATAATTTCCTTGTTATAAAATGTTTTTCCTATAACATCTCTAATAACTAGATTGCTTTTTCCTAACATATCAACAGGAAATTTTACATTTAATTTTTTATTTACAGGGTTTGGATACATTTTAATTTTTTCAGTGCCAAAAACAGAATTATTAGAACTTTTTTTTTCAGTTTTTTCTACATTAACAGATTTAGCTGAATTTGACGTAATAGGATATCCGAAAATAAATATTTCGTTAATAGCTGCAAATACATTTTGATACATAGAAAAACGTAAATATCTAGTTGAAATATCTGTTGTGTTTTTACTCCATGTATTAAAAGTATCACAAGGATCTACAAATAAAGTATTCCAATTAGATTCATCACCATATTCTACTGTAAAATTGTATGTATCGTTCATGTCGTGTAAATTTATTTCTGATATATGATATTCTGTTCCTAAATCTATAACTGCATGATATGAAGTTTCATTCATTGCATAATCTGGTTTCCAAGAATTACTTGTTGCAGTTACGCCAGATTGAAAATCTAAATTTTGTTCATCAAATAAAAATAATGGTGAGTTTACACTTCCGCCTTCTACAAGATCTGTTACCATATTTGATGTTACAATTATCTGCTCGTCATCAATAGTTTCTTCTTCTTTTTCTGTTTCAATTTCTTCGTCAATAGGATATCCGTAAATAATTATTTCATTTACAGCTGCATAAGGACTATCTGTAATTACTAATCTCAAATAACGGGTAGAAATATCAGTTATATGTTTATTCCAAAATTGAAATTTATCCAAAGGATCAGTAAACAAATTAGTCCAGTTAGTTAAATCGCCATATTCAACTGTAAAATTGTGCGTATCATGCATATCATGAAGATTTATTTCTGATATATGATATTCTTGTCCTAAATCAATTACAACATAATATGGAGCATTCGCATTTGTGTAATAAGGTTTCCAAGAGTTGCTAATTGCATGTTCACCAGCCTTAAAATCTATTGCTTGTTCATCAAACAAAAACAAGGGCGAATTTACACTTCCTCCTTCTACAAGATCTGTTACCATATTTGGTGTAATTACTATTTGTTCTGGTTCTGGTTCAACTGGAAAGCCGTAAATAATTATTTCATTAACAGCTGCGTAAATACTTGTGTACATAGAAATTCTTAAGAATCGGGTTGTAACATCAGTTTCATTTTTACTCCAAATATTAAAAGTATTACAAGGATCTATAAAAAGTGTATTCCAATTAGATTCATCACCATATTCTACAGTAAAATCTTGAGAATTATGCATATCATGCAAATTTATTTCTGATATATGATACTCTTTTCCTAAATCTATAATTGCATGATATGAAGTTTCTTTCATTACATAATCTGGCTTCCATGAATTGCTTGTAGCATGTTCATCAGATTCTATATTTAAATTTTGTTCATCAAATAAAAACAATGGCGAATTTACACTGCTGCCTTGAACTAAATCTGTAATCATTTCTGGGCTAATAACAATTTGTTCTGGTTCTGGTTCAAAATATTCTGGACCTCCTGGCGCACCCATGTTTTGATATTCTATTGGATTTGTGCTTTTTAGAGAATAATCATTACTAGAAGGATCTGTAAATTCTATTTCAGGAATACTTGTTAAAGTGTTATTTTGTTCCGTAAAATTATTTATGTTACCAGATTGATTTAGAAAAAATATAGTATCTGTTTCATACTTATTATCTTGAACAGTTAAATAATTAAGTTCGTTGTAATTTTTTATTATTTGATTTCCTCTAACTTCTCTAAAATAATTTTGTTTGATGTTTATTGGTGTTAAACTATCCGTAAAAATGCGGTTATCTACAAACATTCCCATATTTGATGATATATAATTATTGGTAAATGAAGAATTTCCTTTACCATAAATAGCAATACCTGTAGTTGGGGCTTCAATTAGAATATTGTTATAAACATTAGCTACGCTGTTATCGCCAATTTGTAGTAAACTGGTTTGGTAAATCATGTTCTCTAAACCAGCGTTTAAGAGTGTGTTATTGTAAATCTCTACATCTTCAACCATGTTAGCAATTTGTATAGATTCTCTTAATGTGTTTCTTACAATATTATTGTAAATTTTAACATGTTTAAACTCCATTCCGGGTGATTTAGTTTCACCTAAATACATCCCTTCGGATACATTTTCAATAAAACAATCATGGATTATTAAATTTTCAAAAAGAGGATGAGGAGAAGGAGGATTACCATCATAATTTTTTTTAGCCATAATACCAAAAAAACCGTCGTGACTTATTTTTATAAATTCGGCTTCACAATCAGAACTTAAATCAGAAAAAGCCAATCCACAATTATCAGCAGATAATTGAAATCCGTATTTATAATTTGGATGTCCTGCTCCGCTAATTTTAATGTATTTACAATTTTCAAAAGTAATTGCTCCCCAACTGTAACTATTAGGACTTTCAATTTTAACTTGACCTCCTTTATTAATAATTACAAGCGGATTATTAATATCTCCATTTGTAAATTGAAATCGTAAAGGATTCGTTCTAGTAGAAGAAATAAAGATAGTATCTCCTCCAATAGTTGCTTTTCCTAATGTTTCTTCATTTACATGATAAGGAAAACTGTTGTCAATTATAAAGTTTTGATTTTGAGAATATGATTGTATACAAATAAATAAGGTCAGAAAAAAAAAGTAAATCTTTTTCATGGGGGATAGATTTAAATTAGTGAACTAATATACTAATTTATTTTACTTAACAGTTTAAATTAGAATAAAAACTATAAAATTATTGAAAATCAGCCTTTTTAATATTAAAAATTCATTTTTGTTGTAATTTTGTAAAGAGAATAAAAATGTTTCTTCTGTTTTTTATATTTAGTGTTATAGAAAAGTAATTAAGGTTAAAAGGATTAGAATATCATTTTATAATCTAAGTATTTGAGCATTAAAATGATTAAAAATAATAAAATGAAAAATTTAAAAATATTTTTTCTTGTTATATTAATCTTTCCAACTTTTGTTTTTTCTCAAGCAATAGAAATAGTTTCATTCAGTGAAAATCCGTTAGAAGTAAATCCTTTAATAGGAAACAATTTAACAATCAATTATAAATATTCTAGTGAACCTAATTCTGTAGGAAATCATATTTATATTGGTTTAGAGATTTTAGATAGTACGAACGAATTTTATGCTTCGGTTTCTGGTATAACTTTAGAAAATCAATCTTCAGGAGAAAATATAAAAGGAAATGTGCAGTTTTTTATTGGTAGTAATAATCAATTATCGGCAAATTTACCATCTGGATATTATTATCAAGTAAAAGCAGTTTTATATAAAAGTGGAGGTTGGATAGAAAATGCTTGGGCGGGTTATTGGAATACACCAACGTTGGTTTTTCAAGATACGAGTAATTTTAATTTTAGTACAAATAAAATCTCCAAAGGAGCAGATATAAGTTGGATGACCGAAATGGAATCCGAAGGATATTTTTGGAAAGATAATAATGGAAATACAAAAGAATTATTACCGTTATTAAAAGAATATCAGTTAGATGCTGTACGACTGAGAGTTTGGGTAAATCCAGAAAATTCTGGTGCAAATGGTTGGTGTAATATTGATGATTTAGTAAAAAAAGCAGAATTGGCAAATGCACTAAATATGGATATTATGATTTGTATTCATTACAGCGATTGGTGGGCAGATCCTGGTAAGCAAAATAAACCTGCTGCTTGGTCTGGATTATCGGTTCTAGAATTAGAAACAGCAGTTTCTAATCATACAACAGAAATTTTATCAGCATTAAAAGTAAAAAATATTACACCAAAATGGGTGCAAATTGGCAATGAAACTAGTAATGGAATGCTTTGGGATGATGGTAAGGCATCCGAAGGTGGTTTTGCAAATTATGCCAAATTTGTAAATGCAGGTTCAAATGCAGTAAAGACATTTAATAATACCATTAAAACTATTCTTCATTTATCAGAAGGAAATGATAATGGTTTATTTCGATGGAATATAGATGGTTTGCTTAACCATGGTTTAAACGCTAATAAAATTGATATTATTGGAATGTCTTTATATCCTGATGCAGATAATTGGAAAGAAATGACTGATAATGCGTATGCAAATATGCTAGATCTAAAATCTAGATATGGTAAAGAGGTAATCGTATCAGAAGTTGGTTTTAACTCAAATCAACCAAGTATTTCTTATCAATTTTTAGTGTATATTATAGAAAAAACAAGGCAAGCAGAAGGTTTGGGTGTTTTTTATTGGGAGCCAATTGCGCATGGCGATTTTACTTCTTATTCTAAAGGAGCTTGGGACGAAGATGGAAGTCCTTCTGTAGCAATGGATGCTTTTATGGATAAAACTACACTAAATGTTAAAGATTTTGAGAATGAAAATAACCAATTATTTAAAGTATATCCAAATCCGACTACAAACAATATTACTGTTAAAGGATTAAAAAATAAAATAACCTCTATAAAAATATACGATATTAAAGGTAAGAAAATAAGAAGTATTAAAACCGATAGTATTACAAAAACTATTGATATTTCTAATTTAAAAACAGGAATTTATCTTTTAAAAATAAATAATATGCATTCAGTTAAGTTTTTTAAAGATTAGAAACATAATTGATTTTAAATTAATAAAAACAACTTTAATTATGGTTTAAAGATTTATCTAAATACTTTTTCAATTTAGAGACAACTATTGATATTTAATTTTGAAATATTGTATATTTATATTTCGTTAATTAATTATGGATAAATTATTTTTTTCTTTCTTTTTACTGATTTTTACAGCTAATATTTACTCGCAAAAAGATTCTTTACAATTGGGAGATCGCTATGCAGATGATCAAATTTATGCAGCAATTACGTATGCACAATTTGATAGTCAACCATCTGGAGTTACTAAAAGTAGTTTTTCGTATGCAGTATCTACTGGGTTTTTAAAAGATATTATTCTTAATAAAAAAGGCAGTTTTTCTTTTGCGCTTGGTGTTGGTTATGGTTTTGATTTTTTTAACCATGATTTAAAAGTGTCAGAAATAAATAATAGCACGTTTTTTGATACATCAGAAAATATTAGCTCTAATGTATTTAAAGCCCATAATTTAGAGTTTCCTTTAGAAATTAGATGGAGAACTTCAACTGCTAAAAGATATGAATTTTGGCGAATTTATACTGGTGTAAAATTTTTATATAATATATCTAATACTTTTCAGTTTACAGAAAACGAAACAGCTTATAAGTATAAAGATGTTTCTGCTTATAGAAAATTACAATACGGATTAACATTTTCTGCAGGTTATACAGAATTTAATGCATATCTTTTTTATAGTTTAACTCCAGTTTTTGAAAAAGGAACAATTAATGGAGAAAATATTGATACTCGAGTCTTAAAATTTGGATTAATCTTTTA
Protein-coding sequences here:
- a CDS encoding glycosyl hydrolase 53 family protein, with amino-acid sequence MKNLKIFFLVILIFPTFVFSQAIEIVSFSENPLEVNPLIGNNLTINYKYSSEPNSVGNHIYIGLEILDSTNEFYASVSGITLENQSSGENIKGNVQFFIGSNNQLSANLPSGYYYQVKAVLYKSGGWIENAWAGYWNTPTLVFQDTSNFNFSTNKISKGADISWMTEMESEGYFWKDNNGNTKELLPLLKEYQLDAVRLRVWVNPENSGANGWCNIDDLVKKAELANALNMDIMICIHYSDWWADPGKQNKPAAWSGLSVLELETAVSNHTTEILSALKVKNITPKWVQIGNETSNGMLWDDGKASEGGFANYAKFVNAGSNAVKTFNNTIKTILHLSEGNDNGLFRWNIDGLLNHGLNANKIDIIGMSLYPDADNWKEMTDNAYANMLDLKSRYGKEVIVSEVGFNSNQPSISYQFLVYIIEKTRQAEGLGVFYWEPIAHGDFTSYSKGAWDEDGSPSVAMDAFMDKTTLNVKDFENENNQLFKVYPNPTTNNITVKGLKNKITSIKIYDIKGKKIRSIKTDSITKTIDISNLKTGIYLLKINNMHSVKFFKD
- a CDS encoding STAS/SEC14 domain-containing protein, which encodes MIEQIKIFDSNVIAIEVIDGFTKIDEKVCERIFQRKISKGFKSINILVRVDKVKISKCKVKVFFEDIIWLSRNYNKMGRFAIVAHSDLLKALVSIDNLFFAKTSKGREERYFDVSQIEEAFTFVIAKE
- a CDS encoding cysteine dioxygenase family protein, which encodes MKIKTIEKLILALNTCAISNTESCYLNALKKISIPLKEWEKYFKFKEYRPGRVSLFKNKRYQLVLSCWEKGQQSPIHDIDSKEAWIHPISGQFIEERYRISKEKKGLEQVSSILMNSLSYSYMQKSKTIYRYINSFEHRSACLHLYSKPVLERKEYDKNTGRVSIVKQLYDMQVKEYNHLNN
- a CDS encoding hemolysin III family protein, which codes for MQVKDSNTQIKQELVNSIVHGFGIIFGIVSIPILIAFAIKSDNTIGIIGAAIYGFCFLQLFTFSTLYHSIQHAQAKHTLEILDHISIYFLISGTYTPFLLMYMRNSFGITLLSVLWGLTAFGIIFKIFFTGKWNILSTIIYIVMGCIMIVGGRTFFESIPSNILTMLLIGCGLYLIGVIFYLWRKYPYNHAVWHFFVLAAAVCHYIAILLAVESN
- a CDS encoding ABC transporter permease, which gives rise to MSKTNSIKASTKLFFNEVGDIIYFAIRFFREVFTSPFEWKEFLRQCYQIGNRSFLLIGVTGFILGLVFTLQSRPTLLEFGATSWMPSMVSLSIVRELGPVIFALICAGRIGSGIGAELGSMKVTEQIDAMEVSGTNPFKYLVVTRILAATLMLPLLILMGDAIALFGSALVENLKGEVSYLLYFNKVFDALQFSDILPATVKSFFFGFSIGLVGCYKGYNCSKGTVGVGEASNAAVVYTSMLLFIIDFIAVFITDIFFKL
- a CDS encoding heavy-metal-associated domain-containing protein, with the protein product MSLLQKNIIPGNHGKVFTTNANAMHDLNVIKTQLLELSGVKDVLFNFDVFPKEFTVYTSKLVAIEEIEKKVISTGYHAVTKDLFKI
- a CDS encoding T9SS type A sorting domain-containing protein, translating into MKKIYFFFLTLFICIQSYSQNQNFIIDNSFPYHVNEETLGKATIGGDTIFISSTRTNPLRFQFTNGDINNPLVIINKGGQVKIESPNSYSWGAITFENCKYIKISGAGHPNYKYGFQLSADNCGLAFSDLSSDCEAEFIKISHDGFFGIMAKKNYDGNPPSPHPLFENLIIHDCFIENVSEGMYLGETKSPGMEFKHVKIYNNIVRNTLRESIQIANMVEDVEIYNNTLLNAGLENMIYQTSLLQIGDNSVANVYNNILIEAPTTGIAIYGKGNSSFTNNYISSNMGMFVDNRIFTDSLTPINIKQNYFREVRGNQIIKNYNELNYLTVQDNKYETDTIFFLNQSGNINNFTEQNNTLTSIPEIEFTDPSSNDYSLKSTNPIEYQNMGAPGGPEYFEPEPEQIVISPEMITDLVQGSSVNSPLFLFDEQNLNIESDEHATSNSWKPDYVMKETSYHAIIDLGKEYHISEINLHDMHNSQDFTVEYGDESNWNTLFIDPCNTFNIWSKNETDVTTRFLRISMYTSIYAAVNEIIIYGFPVEPEPEQIVITPNMVTDLVEGGSVNSPLFLFDEQAIDFKAGEHAISNSWKPYYTNANAPYYVVIDLGQEYHISEINLHDMHDTHNFTVEYGDLTNWTNLFTDPLDKFQFWNKHITDISTRYLRLVITDSPYAAVNEIIIYGYPIDEEIETEKEEETIDDEQIIVTSNMVTDLVEGGSVNSPLFLFDEQNLDFQSGVTATSNSWKPDYAMNETSYHAVIDLGTEYHISEINLHDMNDTYNFTVEYGDESNWNTLFVDPCDTFNTWSKNTTDISTRYLRFSMYQNVFAAINEIFIFGYPITSNSAKSVNVEKTEKKSSNNSVFGTEKIKMYPNPVNKKLNVKFPVDMLGKSNLVIRDVIGKTFYNKEIIISATNPNLELNNYQLPKINGIYMLSLFHESGELKTLKFIKKN
- a CDS encoding ABC transporter ATP-binding protein, with the translated sequence MIKTKDNIQPVLEIKDLHKSFGTNHVLNGFNLKLYEGENLVVMGKSGSGKSVMIKCLVGLLEADSGSITIKNLDILKLGRKELDVLRTEIGFLFQGSALYDSMTVRENLEFPLRRNRDKTDATKTDEELVIEALQNVGLANTIDLMPAELSGGMQRRVALARALILKPKIILYDEPTTGLDPITAKEIIQLMRTIQKTYKTSSLIITHDVDCARVISNRMILLVDGINYAEGTFKELSTSEDIKIKAFFKN